In Musa acuminata AAA Group cultivar baxijiao chromosome BXJ3-9, Cavendish_Baxijiao_AAA, whole genome shotgun sequence, a single genomic region encodes these proteins:
- the LOC135649969 gene encoding protein indeterminate-domain 16-like codes for MILCSWMISLWFSVEEENRREVQLLPSPSTRLPSETLNSSMATDASDHPLLDLTLSMSVGTQRPSPGEESQSRAKSLQVLRHQTAEQIRLAAAENAYAERMREVTRMEMELAEKEYARARLVWERAREEVKKVERMKEMATGRINSACLEITCHSCHQRFRP; via the coding sequence ATGATCCTCTGCTCTTGGATGATCTCTCTTTGGTTCTCTGTGGAAGAGGAGAATCGAAGAGAAGTGCAGCTGCTGCCGTCCCCGTCGACCCGTCTTCCCTCCGAGACGCTCAACTCCTCCATGGCGACCGATGCTTCCGACCATCCTCTGCTCGATCTCACTCTGTCGATGAGCGTCGGCACGCAGCGGCCGTCTCCCGGTGAGGAGTCCCAGAGCCGTGCGAAAAGCCTGCAGGTATTGAGGCATCAAACTGCGGAGCAGATCCGACTTGCTGCCGCGGAGAATGCATATGCTGAGAGGATGAGGGAGGTGACGAGGATGGAGATGGAGTTGGCGGAGAAAGAGTATGCACGAGCTCGGCTGGTATGGGAGCGAGCCAGAGAGGAGGTGAAGAAggtggagaggatgaaagagatgGCGACCGGGAGGATCAACTCGGCGTGCTTGGAGATCACTTGCCACAGTTGCCATCAACGATTCCGGCCGTAG